A genomic segment from Nicotiana sylvestris chromosome 1, ASM39365v2, whole genome shotgun sequence encodes:
- the LOC104247535 gene encoding agamous-like MADS-box protein AGL62: MSTRLIKGRKSVRLAKIENQNNRQVTFSKRRNGVFKKANELAVMTGAEVGIIVFPPGSKPYSFGHPNVDETIDKYVGEERPPSPSSPGIDDKYVQMFRKANSMTLNTQLNTLQDQLEFAINLKSKLKEKNKNLESQQEWFKGPIEKMNYTEASMLKEGLEDLLLKVKNYGTERGYGYENGKWKAE, encoded by the exons ATGAGTACTAGACTGATTAAGGGTCGCAAAAGTGTTCGTCTCGcgaaaatagaaaatcaaaataatcGACAAGTGACTTTCTCAAAACGCCGAAATGGTGTCTTCAAGAAAGCAAATGAGCTTGCCGTTATGACGGGTGCTGAAGTTGGCATCATCGTGTTTCCACCAG GTAGCAAGCCTTACTCTTTTGGTCATCCAAATGTAGATGAAACCATCGACAAATATGTTGGCGAAGAAAGGCCTCCATCACCATCATCACCAGGCATTGATGACAAGTATGTCCAGATGTTCCGAAAAGCCAATTCTATGACACTTAACACACAACTCAATACTCTGCAAGATCAACTGGAGTTTGCGATAAACTTGAAAAGCAAACTCAAGGAAAAGAATAAGAATTTGGAGAGCCAACAAGAGTGGTTCAAGGGTCCTATAGAGAAGATGAACTACACAGAGGCTTCAATGTTGAAAGAGGGATTGGAAGATTTGCTCTTGAAGGTGAAGAACTATGGCACTGAACGTGGTTATGGTTACGAAAATGGAAAGTGGAAGGCTGAATAA
- the LOC138877067 gene encoding uncharacterized protein produces MAIEEEINESAPRRANVLAAPAIFPTIDHNHPLYLQPTDTPGSSLISLQLTGSDNYALWSRSMRIGLLGKSKLGFVDGRYPKSKFEPEFHEQWEKVWEDLKEKFDKVNGSRVLYLHREIHTLTQGTMNIADYFSKLRDLWDEFDALMPCPGCPCSESKKYAEHFEYHRLLQFLMGLNDSYSQARSQIMMMTPVPSINKAYSLLVDVESQRNLANFTQMMQVTEGNDSTAMYGNKNPNPGTGQFRAQKKTLICDYCNYKGHTRENCYKLIGYPQDFKSNLKMKKREATQERMLIMSIPITVLLCKMLICRCNLEVCSVGLHLHLVSSLNKYR; encoded by the exons ATGGCTATAGAAGAAGAAATAAATGAGAGTGCTCCCAGACGTGCGAATGTACTAGCTGCTCCAGCTATTTTCCCTACGATAGATCATAATCACCCTCTATATCTTCAACCAACAGATACTCCAGGTAGCTCACTCATCTCTCTTCAGCTAACTGGGTCGGATAACTATGCTTTGTGGAGTCGATCTATGAGAATAGGTCTATTAGGTAAAAGCAAACTAGGATTTGTGGATGGTAGGTACCCAAAATCGAAGTTTGAACCTGAATTTCATGAACAATGGGAAAAG GTGTGGGAAGATCTGAAGGAAAAATTTGACAAAGTGAATGGATCTAGGGTTCTGTACTTGCACAGAGAGATCCATACATTAACACAAGGAACAATGAATATAGCTGATTATTTCTCGAAATTAAGAGATCTATGGGATGAGTTTGATGCACTCATGCCTTGTCCTGGTTGTCCGTGTTCAGAGTCAAAGAAATATGCTGAGCACTTTGAATATCATAGGTTGCTTCAGTTCCTTATGGGACTGAATGACTCTTATTCTCAAGCTCGAAGTCAAATAATGATGATGACACCAGTACCTAGTATAAACAAGGCATATTCTCTCCTTGTGGATGTTGAAAGTCAGAGAAATCTGGCAAACTTCACGCAAATGATGCAAGTAACAGAAGGTAATGACAGCACTGCTATGTAtggcaacaaaaatccaaatcctGGCACTGGACAGTTTAGAGCTCAGAAGAAGACACTGATTTGTGATTATTGTAACTACAAAGGTCATACTAGGGAGAACTGTTATAAACTAATAGGATATCCTCAAGACTTCAAGTCCAACCTTAAGATGAAGAAGAGGGAAGCAACTCAGGAACGTATGCTAATCATGTCTATACCAATTACAGTCCTACTATGCAAAATGCTCATATGCAGATGCAATTTGGAGGTTTGTAGTGTGGGACTTCACCTACATCTGGTTTCCAGCCTCAACAAATACAGATGA